The genomic region CCGGGCCGCCGCTTCGGCGCCAAACACGCCTTCATCCCACTCAACGCTATTGAGGTACACCTCAAGAATTCGCTGCTTGGGCCAGAACACTTCGATCAACCCGGTAAACCAGGCTTCCAGGCCTTTACGCAGCCAGCTGCGGCCAGACCACAGAAACAGGTTTTTCGACACTTGCTGGCTCAGGGTGCTGGCGCCGCGAATCGAGCCGCCACGCTCGTTATGCTCAAACGCCGCTTGAATCGCGCTGAAATCAAAGCCCCAATGTTCGGGAAACTTCTGGTCTTCACCCGCAATCACCGCGACTTTCAGGTCGTCGGAGATTTCATTCCAAGGCTTCCAGGTGCGTTGCAGGTTGATGGGTTCGCCGTCGAACCAGGATTCGATCTTGCGCTCGACCATCAATGCCGTTCCCGGTGGCGGCACCACCCGAAACAGTAGAACCAGCAAAACACTGCCGACTGCGAACCAGAGCAGGGCCTTTGTGAGGCGGTGGAAAATTAACTGCAGCATAGAGATGGCTTGGCCGAACCCGTTGAGCCGGCCATTATACAGACCCTGTTGATCGAGTCTGACTGGAGTTCTTCATGCTGCGTGGCTTTCTGATGCTGGCCGCTTTCTTCGGCTTCACCGGCGTTGCCTTGGGCGCATTCGCCGCCCACGGCCTGAAAAGCCGCCTGACGCCGGAGTATTTGGCGATTTTCCACACGGGCGTCACTTATCAGCTGGTGCATACCCTGGCGTTACTGGGTGTGGCGCTGTTGGCGACACAGATTCCCGGTCGTCTGATTACCTGGGCCGGCGCGTCGTTTGCCATTGGCATTGTGTTGTTTTCCGGCAGCTTGTACCTGCTGACGATGACGGGCGTCAGCAAGCTCGGGATCGTTACACCTTTCGGTGGCCTGGCGTTTCTGGTCGGCTGGGTTTGCCTGGGGCTTGCCGCCTGGCGTTTGTAGGATCGGGTTTCAAGACGAATGGCTTGGGTCGGCCTGACTGATCGGGCTAGAATGCCTGCCCCTAAAAATGATGGCGGCATTCGGTATGCGCATTCAATTGAACGGCGAATCCCTTGAACTGCCCGACGGTGAAACCGTTGCGGCCCTGCTGACCCGTCTGGAACTGACCGGGCGCCGGGTGGCGGTCGAGCTCAATCTGGATATCGTCCCGCGCAGCCAGCACGCAGCAACCACTCTAAATGATGGTGACTCCGTAGAAGTCGTGCACGCCATCGGCGGCGGCTAGTCGCCGGGCCCGAGAGGCCACAGAATCATTGTGCAAGAACCTCACCCCAACAGAGGATTTCCCATGAGCATCGTTCGTAGCGACAAGCCCTTCGTCCTGGCCGGTCGTACTTACCAGTCGCGTTTGCTGGTAGGCACCGGCAAATACCGTGACATGGAAGAAACCCGCCTGGCCATCGAGGCTTCGGGTGCCGAGATCGTCACCTTCGCCGTGCGCCGGACCAACCTCGGCCAGAACCCGGGCGAACCGAACCTGCTCGAAGTCCTGTCGCCGGATCGCTACACCTTCCTGCCGAATACCGCCGGTTGCTTCGACGCTACTGAGGCTGTGCGCACCTGCCGCCTGGCCCGTGAGCTACTTGGCGGCCACAACCTGGTGAAGCTGGAAGTGCTGGCGGATCAGAAAACCCTGTTCCCCAACGTGATCGAAACCCTCAAGGCCGCCGAAGTGCTGGTCAAGGAAGGCTTCGACGTGATGGTGTACACCAGCGATGACCCGATCATTGCCCGTCAACTGGCGGAAATCGGCTGCATCGCGGTCATGCCGCTGGCTGGTCTGATCGGCACCGGCCTGGGGATCTGCAACCCCTACAACCTGCAGATCATCCTCGAAGAAGCGAAAATTCCGGTGCTGGTGGATGCCGGTGTCGGTACTGCGTCCGACGCCACCATCGCCATGGAGCTGGGCTGTGAAGCGGTGCTGATGAACTCGGCCATCGCCCATGCCCAGCAGCCGATCATGATGGCCGAAGCCATGAAACACGCCATCGTGGCAGGTCGTCTGGCCTACCTCGCCGGTCGTATGCCGAAAAAACTCTATGCCAGCGCCTCTTCGCCGCTGGATGGTCTGATCAAGTAAGAGCCATTGATGATTGAATCAAACGACACGCCTATCCAGCAGGAAGAAGGCGAAGAGCGCCAACACCGCCGCATCAAGAGTTTCGTGATGCGCGCCGGGCGCATGACCGAAGGCCAGCAACGTGGTCTGGAGCAGGGTGCTCCGCTGTTCGTACTGCCTTTGGCCGATGCACCGGTGGATTTCGATCAGGTGTTCGGTCGCTCCGCGCCACGCTCGCTGGAAATCGGTTTCGGCATGGGCCATTCGCTGCTGGAAATGGCCGCGGCTTCGCCGGAGCAGGATTTCATTGGCGTTGAGGTTCACCGTCCGGGTGTCGGCGCGCTGCTCAATGGCGTGCTGACTCAGGGCCTGACCAACCTGCGTGTCTACGATTGCGACGCGATCGAGGTGCTCAACCGTTGCATCGCCGACAACAGCCTCGACCGCCTGATGCTGTTTTTCCCGGACCCGTGGCACAAGAGTCGTCATCACAAGCGTCGTATCGTTCAGGCGTCGTTCGCTGAGCTGGTGCGCAGCAAGTTGAAGGTCGGCGGTGTGCTGCACATGGCCACCGACTGGGAACCGTACGCCGAGTACATGCTGGAAGTGATGAGCGTCGCCCCGGGCTATCGCAACCTCGCCGAAGACGGCAAATGCGTACCGCGCCCGGCCGAACGCCCGATCACCAAGTTCGAACGCCGCGGCGAACGTCTTGGGCATGGCGTGTGGGATCTGAAGTTCGAAAAACTGGCTTAAGTACGGCGCTGTAAAAACTGTGGGAGCGGGCTTGCCCGCGATAGCGGTCTAACAATCAACGCAGAGGTTGAATGTTATGGCCTCATCGCGGGCAAGTCGAATCGTCGCACCGCCGCTCCCACATTGTTTTGTGTGCTATTCGAATTTAGCGGCGGTCGGCTACGACGCCAATCAACACCAGCACCACCAACAACACCGGTGCCAGGCTGTAGTTGTTGAACTGGCTCAGGCCTTTAATGATCCATGGCGTGGCATAGATCAGCGCCACGCCGCTGCCGACCATGCACAGCAGGGCCATCAGCGGGATGCGCAAGGCGCCGGCGATGCTGCCCAGGCGTTGGTCGACCCAGCCCTTGAGGTAGGCGCCAAACAGCACCAGCAGGCAGCCCACCAGCGCCAGAGAGATTTCCGACAGGTTGCTACGGCTCCAGCGGGACACGGTGGCGAGCAGGTCGAGTACCAGATCCATTCGATTTCCTTATGTCAGAAAAGTCTGCAGCAAGTCATTGAGAAAGAGTTGTCCGCGCATCGTGGCCGCCAGACGTGACGGTTCGACCTGCAACAAGCCACTTTGTTCGGCCTCGCGGCGGCCTTCGGCAAGGCTTTCCAGGGGCATCCCGGTGCGCTCCGGATACAACCGTGCTTCGACGCCCTCGGTCAGGCGCAAGGCATTCATCAGGAACTCGAACGGCAGTTCTTCATTGGTCAGCGCCTTCTCGCCAGCCTTGAAGCTTTTGGCCGGGTTGAGGTAATCCTTCGGCAAACGGGTCTTCCAGGTGCGCACGATGCGCCCGTCCGGATGACTGAGCTTGCCGTGGGCACCGGCGCCGATGCCGATGAAGTCGCCGAAACTCCAGTAATTGAGGTTATGCCGCGCCGGACGGCCGGGCTGGGCATAGGCCGAAACTTCGTATTGCGCGTAACCGTGCTCGGCCAACAGCGCCTGACCGGCCTCTTGAATGTCCCACAGGGCGTCATCTTCCGGCAGCGTCGGCGGCTGGTTCCAGAACACCGTGTT from Pseudomonas sp. GGS8 harbors:
- the mtgA gene encoding monofunctional biosynthetic peptidoglycan transglycosylase codes for the protein MLQLIFHRLTKALLWFAVGSVLLVLLFRVVPPPGTALMVERKIESWFDGEPINLQRTWKPWNEISDDLKVAVIAGEDQKFPEHWGFDFSAIQAAFEHNERGGSIRGASTLSQQVSKNLFLWSGRSWLRKGLEAWFTGLIEVFWPKQRILEVYLNSVEWDEGVFGAEAAARHHFGVGAGSLSRQQASLLAAVLPNPRVWSASHPTSYVARRAGWIRQQMNQLGGDSYLLDLNDSRRAPWAQ
- a CDS encoding DUF423 domain-containing protein, encoding MLRGFLMLAAFFGFTGVALGAFAAHGLKSRLTPEYLAIFHTGVTYQLVHTLALLGVALLATQIPGRLITWAGASFAIGIVLFSGSLYLLTMTGVSKLGIVTPFGGLAFLVGWVCLGLAAWRL
- the thiS gene encoding sulfur carrier protein ThiS; the protein is MRIQLNGESLELPDGETVAALLTRLELTGRRVAVELNLDIVPRSQHAATTLNDGDSVEVVHAIGGG
- a CDS encoding thiazole synthase; amino-acid sequence: MSIVRSDKPFVLAGRTYQSRLLVGTGKYRDMEETRLAIEASGAEIVTFAVRRTNLGQNPGEPNLLEVLSPDRYTFLPNTAGCFDATEAVRTCRLARELLGGHNLVKLEVLADQKTLFPNVIETLKAAEVLVKEGFDVMVYTSDDPIIARQLAEIGCIAVMPLAGLIGTGLGICNPYNLQIILEEAKIPVLVDAGVGTASDATIAMELGCEAVLMNSAIAHAQQPIMMAEAMKHAIVAGRLAYLAGRMPKKLYASASSPLDGLIK
- the trmB gene encoding tRNA (guanosine(46)-N7)-methyltransferase TrmB, which codes for MIESNDTPIQQEEGEERQHRRIKSFVMRAGRMTEGQQRGLEQGAPLFVLPLADAPVDFDQVFGRSAPRSLEIGFGMGHSLLEMAAASPEQDFIGVEVHRPGVGALLNGVLTQGLTNLRVYDCDAIEVLNRCIADNSLDRLMLFFPDPWHKSRHHKRRIVQASFAELVRSKLKVGGVLHMATDWEPYAEYMLEVMSVAPGYRNLAEDGKCVPRPAERPITKFERRGERLGHGVWDLKFEKLA
- a CDS encoding DUF3392 family protein, whose amino-acid sequence is MDLVLDLLATVSRWSRSNLSEISLALVGCLLVLFGAYLKGWVDQRLGSIAGALRIPLMALLCMVGSGVALIYATPWIIKGLSQFNNYSLAPVLLVVLVLIGVVADRR